A part of Ooceraea biroi isolate clonal line C1 chromosome 10, Obir_v5.4, whole genome shotgun sequence genomic DNA contains:
- the LOC113562766 gene encoding DNA-directed RNA polymerase III subunit RPC9-like, which produces MKVVKGNWNQLLSNYEVLKILQNTKSYKKQKMNQLATITYQTIKYLEDTPCKKQSEEKIVEYLKAMESKKLTKAEKLTLLNLCPTTPLEIQLMVEESEERLSEEEVEAVLQIVTNVREDKQDTEQET; this is translated from the exons ATGAAAGT GGTAAAAGGTAACTGGAATCAACTTCTGAGCAACTATGAGGTGCTGAAAATCTTGCAAAACACAAAATCGTACAAGAAGCAAAAGATGAATCAACTGGCGACCATTACTTATCAAACGATCAAGTATCTGGAGGACACGCCATGCAAAAAGCAGAGCGAAGAGAAGATTGTAGAATACTTGAAAGCAATGGAATCCAAAAAATTAACGAAAGCTGAAAAGCTTACTCTCCTCAACCTTTGTCCGACTACTCCGCTTGAGATACAATtg ATGGTGGAAGAGAGCGAGGAACGACTATCGGAAGAAGAAGTGGAGGCTGTACTGCAGATCGTTACGAACGTGCGGGAAGACAAGCAAGATACGGAACAAGAAACTTAA
- the LOC113562762 gene encoding density-regulated protein homolog: protein MIDSQYCEYYPEYDKCKQWLERNLPTEFEKIKLATEDGTTEASGAEDEKKRQKRGGKGMLKAKKKEDVPRLVTVSRAPRGKKKSVTVVTGLSTFDIDLKVAAKFFGSKFACGSSVTGDDEIVIQGDVKDDLFEVIPEKWPQIDEDSIDDLGDQKR, encoded by the exons ATGATTGATTCGCAGTATTGCGAGTACTATCCCGAGTATGACAAGTGCAAGCAGTGGCTGGAGAGAAATCTTCCGACTgaatttgagaaaattaaattag CTACTGAAGATGGTACTACCGAAGCTAGTGGAGCAGAGGATGAGAAGAAACGACAGAAGCGAGGTGGTAAAGGTATGCTAAAGgcaaagaagaaagaggacgTACCACGGTTGGTCACAGTTTCCAGAGCACCCAGGGGAAAGAAGAAATCTGTCACGGTTGTGACTGGTCTTAGTACTTTTG ATATAGATCTAAAGGTAGCAGCAAAATTTTTTGGTAGCAAGTTCGCCTGCGGTTCTAGTGTCACTGGGGATGATGAAATTGTCATACAGGGAGATGTCAAAGACGACTTATTCGAAGTGATACCAGAAAAGTGGCCACAA ATTGATGAAGACTCCATAGACGATCTTGGGGATCAGAAGAGATAA
- the LOC113562760 gene encoding structural maintenance of chromosomes protein 4-like produces MMKPKGQNENDTGMLEFLEDIIGTFRYKEPLEKLADKIETLTERRVEKLHRLRVVQKEKEALEEPMQDAVQYLKMENVIIRLQHQLYHCKRSEAVKELSEHVARNDVLNKELEELMDDMKSIRAQKEEKTKTIKEKIKKWDALQRQKDEATTKFDKVRKRDESLHAEMVETNKRRKANMASTKTEKSKLEELLKVPENNTKGIEECERLIETHTKNREKEEASLATLMAGLREKTEPLLNERSELEKELITLRKNVDQAKAAYDIAQSELELYTSVEKVEKEKLEDLRGSLEKTASTLEERRKQLSLFDTKIPVTKRSLKQAQGELDEVKAREAEMTGQLKKLRITFEEQRSAMQASKSRNRILDSLMREKREGRIPGIFGRLGDLGAIDAKYDVAVSTACGPLDNIVVDTVATAQTCITYLRQHDIGRATFIPLEKQQRFLSKCRQKIQTPENVHRLFDLVKVEDERVLPAFYYGLQDTLVAQDLDQATRIAYGRTRYRVVTQKGELIELSGTMSGGGRTVLRGRMGQKVVRNEPSSADIEELRSQLDSVFEECNKLRTKQQPLEQQIHTLSTALKDMTVDKNKFSIEVQTLREQEPSLRAQFEAQEKKVAESVSDPREVAQLEKAVEKAKSHLDEVQTSSASVERAVERINKKIDDISGNRVRDQQTKITQLTKSVDKTKAEICRLQVAIKTAERNVKKTEKHIETLESDVHACEERLRDIQKEKSELEERAKVILNELKELNESLAERDDVVSSFKNELNALQTREDKIKATKIDLDQKLHESRKLLKELQQMIPECNRKIAELKLRAVPQETLEPLRDLTEEQVEQLDSKVVILNLQKAKKKLPELVPNMQIIADYEEKDALYIRRAADLEEVTLTRNKMRDIFETARRCRVQEFLHGFSLITTKLKEMYQMITLGGDAELELVDSLDPFSEGIVFSVRPPKKSWKSIGNLSGGEKTLSSLALVFALHHYKPTPLYFMDEIDAALDFKNVSIVGNYIKERTKNAQFIIISLRSNMFELADYLVGIYKTFNCTKSITLNLGRYYENNDIAPPTQCTSKSAYAASQKPQASSQRSQVSSRKENTAPATNNNNNKKAKAASLNGEKLPSPARNNAKEITDEEQPEIDRLGLPDLAVCSTPQKTSSQRRSSRIARKSTEEKKEGTNKEPVTKKRKLL; encoded by the exons ATGATGAAGCCCAAGGGGCAAAACGAAAATGATACCGGAATGCTGGAATTCCTGGAAGATATAATCGGCACGTTTCGCTATAAGGAACCGCTGGAGAAGTTAGCGGATAAAATCGAGACGTTAACGGAACGTAGAGTGGAGAAGCTGCATCGTCTCAGGGTTGTGCAAAAGGAGAAGGAGGCACTGGAGGAGCCTATGCAGGACGCGGTGCAGTACCTGAAGATGGAGAACGTGATAATCAGATTGCAGCATCAACTTTATCATTGTAAAAG ATCCGAAGCGGTGAAAGAACTTTCTGAGCATGTGGCGAGGAATGATGTCCTGAACAAGGAACTGGAGGAGCTGATGGACGACATGAAGAGCATCCGCGCgcagaaggaagagaaaaccAAGACGATCAAGGAAAAGATCAAGAAATGGGACGCTCTACAACGGCAAAAGGACGAAGCTACGACAAAGTTTGACAAAGTGCGCAAGCGGGACGAGTCGCTGCACGCTGAAATGGTCGAGACGAACAAACGGCGAAAGGCCAACATGGCATCCACCAAGACG GAGAAAAGCAAGTTGGAGGAACTGCTGAAAGTACCGGAGAATAATACGAAGGGCATCGAGGAGTGCGAGCGTCTGATCGAGACGCATACGAAGaacagggagaaagaggaggccTCCCTGGCGACCCTGATGGCGGGACTGCGCGAGAAGACGGAGCCGCTGCTGAATGAGCGATCCGAGTTGGAGAAGGAACTGATAACGCTCAGGAAGAACGTCGACCAGGCAAAAGCGGCGTACGATATCGCGCAATCCGAATTGGAGCTTTATACGTCGGTAGAGAAGGTTGAGAAGGAGAAGTTGGAAGATCTTCGGGGATCTCTGGAGAAGACCGCGAGTACTCTCGAAGAGCGTCGGAAGCAGCTATCTCTGTTCGATACGAAGATTCCGGTGACCAAGCGCAGCCTGAAGCAGGCACAGGGTGAGCTGGACGAGGTGAAGGCTCGCGAGGCCGAGATGACCGGCCAGCTGAAGAAACTGCGGATCACCTTTGAGGAACAGCGTTCTGCGATGCAGGCCAGCAAGTCGCGCAACCGGATTTTGGACTCGCTGATGAGGGAGAAGCGAGAAGGACGGATTCCCGGGATTTTCGGAAGATTG GGCGATTTAGGTGCCATCGACGCCAAGTATGACGTGGCGGTGTCGACGGCGTGCGGCCCGCTGGATAACATCGTCGTGGACACCGTGGCTACAGCACAAACGTGCATAACGTATCTGCGGCAACATGACATAGGACGCGCCACATTCATACCGTTAGAGAAGCAACAGCGATTCCTATCCAAGTGCCGTCAGAAGATTCAAACGCCGGAGAACGTGCATCGGCTGTTCGATCTGGTCAAGGTGGAGGATGAGAGAGTGCTACCCGCGTTCTACTACGGTCTGCAAGATACCTTGGTGGCTCAAGATCTCGATCAAGCGACGCGCATCGCTTACGGTAGGACGCGTTATCGCGTGGTGACGCAAAAAGGTGAACTGATCGAGCTATCGGGCACGATGAGCGGCGGTGGGCGCACGGTACTGCGCGGTCGAATGGGTCAGAAGGTAGTGAGGAACGAACCGTCGAGCGCCGACATCGAGGAACTGCGGTCGCAGCTGGACAGCGTGTTCGAGGAGTGCAATAAGCTTAGGACGAAGCAGCAGCCACTGGAGCAGCAAATTCATACGCTGTCGACCGCGCTGAAAGATATGACGGTAGACAAGAATAAGTTCAGCATCGAGGTGCAGACATTGAGAGAACAAGAGCCGTCGCTGCGGGCGCAGTTCGAGGCGCAGGAGAAGAAGGTCGCGGAGTCGGTATCTGATCCGAGGGAGGTCGCACAGCTAGAAAAAGCGGTCGAGAAGGCGAAATCGCACTTGGATGAGGTCCAGACAAGCTCTGCTTCGGTGGAGAGAGCGGTCGAGCGTATCAACAAGAAGATAGACGACATCTCCGGCAACCGGGTGCGGGACCAGCAGACGAAGATCACGCAGCTGACGAAGTCGGTGGACAAGACCAAGGCGGAGATCTGCCGTTTGCAAGTAGCCATCAAGACCGCCGAGAGAAACGTCAAGAAGACGGAGAAGCATATAGAGACGCTGGAGAGCGACGTGCACGCTTGCGAGGAGAGGTTGAGGGATATTCAGAAAGAGAAATCGGAGCTCGAAGAGCGCGCCAAAGTTATTCTGAACGAACTGAAGGAGCTGAACGAGTCGCTTGCCGAGCGAGACGATGTCGTGTCGTCCTTCAAGAACGAGTTAAACGCCTTGCAGACGCGCGAGGACAAGATCAAGGCGACGAAGATCGACCTGGATCAGAAGCTTCACGAAAGTCGGAAATTGCTGAAGGAGCTCCAGCAGATGATTCCCGAGTGCAATCGGAAAATAGCAGAGCTGAAGTTGCGCGCGGTTCCTCAGGAGACGCTGGAGCCGCTCCGGGATCTAACCGAGGAGCAGGTCGAACAATTGGACTCGAAGGTGGTGATACTGAACTTGCAGAAGGCTAAGAAGAAGCTGCCTGAACTGGTGCCCAACATGCAGATCATCGCGGACTACGAGGAGAAAGACGCGTTGTACATACGTCGCGCCGCCGATCTCGAGGAGGTGACGTTGACGCGCAACAAGATGCGCGACATCTTCGAGACGGCACGCCGGTGTCGGGTCCAGGAATTCCTGCACGGCTTCAGTCTGATCACCACGAAGCTCAAGGAGATGTATCAGATGATCACGCTGGGCGGCGACGCGGAACTGGAGTTGGTCGATTCGCTGGATCCGTTTAGCGAGGGCATCGTCTTCAGCGTGCGCCCGCCCAAGAAATCCTGGAAGAGTATCGGTAATCTCAGTGGCGGCGAAAAGACCTTGAGCTCGCTGGCGCTGGTCTTCGCTCTGCACCACTACAAGCCCACGCCGCTGTATTTCATGGACGAGATCGACGCGGCACTGGACTTCAAGAACGTGTCGATCGTCGGCAATTACATCAAGGAGCGCACAAAGAACGCACAGTTCATCATCATCTCGCTACGCTCGAACATGTTCGAGCTGGCCGACTACCTGGTGGGCATTTACAAGACGTTCAATTGCACCAAGAGCATTACTCTCAATCTGGGCCGCTACTACGAGAACAATGATATCGCGCCGCCTACGCAATGCACCTCCAAGAGCGCGTACGCGGCCTCGCAGAAGCCGCAGGCGTCGTCGCAGCGCAGTCAGGTGAGTTCGCGCAAGGAAAACACTGCGCCCGCAAcgaacaacaataataataaaaaagcgaAAGCGGCGTCATTAAATGGCGAAAAGCTGCCGTCGCCTGCGAGGAATAACGCGAAGGAAATTACGGATGAAGAGCAGCCGGAAATTGATCGCTTAGG TCTTCCGGATTTGGCGGTATGCTCAACGCCACAGAAAACATCATCTCAGAGGCGCTCCAGCAGAATAGCGAGGAAGAGcacagaagaaaagaaagaaggcaCGAACAAGGAACCGGTCACGAAGAAGCGAAAGTTGCTATAA
- the LOC105283762 gene encoding putative inorganic phosphate cotransporter translates to MKMSPTLKQHSIGIRHFEMLLLFVVVFIGAGYTLCLKGGVVHLSLEGEIKDGISFAITLTTSLTIFYWTSMIAQLLIGFVVHANEGSMLDWVIRLGFALTILMIFLGKYIGVYIISVIMAIIEITIVTCVHGLLAVWIPPSERALSGAIVYGGASFSKLTITLAIMDIAKTRNPNLLIVFYALLIVTAIWGIVYFFLGAKVPSRHRFISQKEREYIEESLRAESSDTLNQMPMSLKNIVTSPSVWVLIIAHCCQTWLEIILSMIPIIQIFSGIVNIATWETYLTMWLVGLFIGCVSDIAVRNGTSMATARKICNTIGFLGPAIALLCLNNVDVENWNIIAIVAMGLNAGAICGFRINHIDLSPKYASLLVSISNFFACILSLIVFYVMLNLFVDKWYSIVYATVAILGVSNVIFVVFGKARVQYY, encoded by the exons ATGAAAATGTCCCCGACCTTGAAGCAGCACA GTATTGGGATCAGGCATTTTGAAATGCTGTTGTTATTTGTGGTGGTTTTTATCGGAGCCGGATATACACTATGCCTAAAAGGAGGAGTAGTACATCTCTCActg GAAGGTGAGATAAAGGATGGGATATCTTTTGCGATAACACTTACGACATCCTTGACGATATTTTACTGGACCAGCATGATAGCACAACTGTTGATCGGCTTCGTCGTCCATGCCAACGAAGGAAGCATGCTTGACTGGGTCATAAGACTTGGCTTCGCCCTCACCATATTGATGATATTTCTCGGCAAATACATAGGTGTATACATAATTTCTGTAATCATGGCTATCATTGAGATTACTATAGTGACTTGTGTTCATGGTCTACTTGCCGTATGGATACCACCCTCCGAACGGGCACTATCAG gAGCAATCGTTTATGGAGGTGCATCGTTCAGCAAGCTGACCATTACGTTGGCCATAATGGATATTGCAAAAACAAGAAATCCAAACTTACTCATAGTCTTTTATGCGTTACTCATAGTAACAGCCATCTGGGgcattgtatatttttttctcgggGCGAAAGTACCTTCCAGACATCGTTTCATTTCCCAGAAGGAAAGGGAATACATAGAAGAGAGTCTAAGGGCAGAAAGCAGTGATACATTG aaTCAAATGCCGATgtcgttaaaaaatattgtcacCTCACCATCCGTCTGGGTCCTCATCATAGCTCATTGCTGCCAAACTTGGCTTGAGATCATTCTCTCGATGATTCCCATTATACAGATTTTTAGTGGAATTGTgaat aTTGCGACTTGGGAGACATACTTGACGATGTGGCTGGTTGGTTTATTCATAGGCTGCGTATCAGACATTGCAGTGAGGAATGGCACATCTATGGCCACAGCCAGGAAAATCTGCAACACAATAGGCTTTTTGGGACCGGCTATTGCTCTGCTATGTCTAAACAACGTCGATGTTGAGAATTGGAACATCATCGCCATCGTAGCGATGGGCTTAAATGCTGGAGCCATCTGCGGCTTCCGGATCAATCATATTGATCTCAGTCCGAAATACGCCAGTCTTCTGGTATCCATCAGCAATTTCTTCGCCTGCATTCTTAGCCTTATTGTATTTTACGTAATGTTAAATCTCTTCGTTGACAAG TGGTACAGCATAGTCTACGCTACAGTCGCAATCTTAGGGGTGTCTAACGTGATATTCGTAGTCTTCGGCAAAGCCAGGGTACAATATTACTAA